From Bacteroidota bacterium:
CCTGCAACAGGCCGCCATCGGCTCCGGAAAGCCCGACGGCGGGCAGCCCGACGGACTGAGCCTGGGCCACAAGCCGTCGATTGAGCTCACCGCATACGGTCCACAACAGAATGCGCAGGTCCAGGTCGGTGGTCAGGCGGCGGCCCTCGACGAAGCGCGGCCCGTGGCCGATGGCGTGCGCCAGGTCCGTGGCTTGTTTGCCGCCTCCGTGCACGAGCACGACCGGGGCGCGAGCCCACCAGAAGCCAACGCCCTTCCACAGGGCCTGAAGCCGCTCTTCGGCCTCCAGCACCTCGCCGCCGACTTTGATCACGACAGGTTCCATACCCACTCCAAGATAGCCTTCTGCGCATGCAGGCGGTATTCGGCCTGCACCAGATGGCGCGCCCAGGGCCCATCGAGCACGGCGTCGTCTACCACGACATTGCGCCGCACGGGCAAGCAGTGCATGAAAACGGCCTCTCGAGTCCGGCGCATGCGGGCCTCTGTTACGCGCCAGTCCCGCAGCGAAAGCCGAAGCTGGGACTCGGCCTCTGGGTCGGTGTAGGCGAGCCTGCCGCCCCACGCCTTGGCGTAGACCACCTCGGCGCCCTCAAAAGCCTCATCCAACGCGTCGGTTTCGCGCACCTCTAGCCCATGTTGGGCCGCGTATTGGCGCGCTAGGGCCATCACCTCGGGGTCCAGCTCGTAGCCGGCGGGGCGGGCTATGGTGACGCGCATGCTCAGGCGAGTGGCCATAAGCAGGGCCGAGTTGGGCACCGCCATGGGAAGCGCCTTGGGATGGTAGGCCCAGGTGAGCAGAAAAGAACGGCCCGCAAGGCGTTCTCGAAACAGGTCCATCAAGGTGGCCGCATCCCCCAGGGCCTGACACGGGTGCCAGAAGGCGGACTCGAGGTTGATGATGGGCACGCTCGCGGCGCGCACGATCCGGCGCAAGAAGGCCTCAGAGCGGTCCTGTTCGTAATCCCGCAAGGAGGCGAAGGCGCGCACGCCTATGGCGTCGTAGTAGCGCGATAGAACCCCGATGGCCTCCTGGATGTGCTCCGCCTCCGGGCCCTCCATCACGACCCCATCGCGCCACTCAAAGCCCCAGGTTCCTTGACCGGGCACGAGCACCGAGACGTGCGCGCCCAGTTGCGCGGCCGCTAACTCCATAGAGGTGCGCGTGCGCAGGGAAGGGTTGAAGAAAAGCAGAGCGATCGCGCGGCCTCGGGCTCGGTCCGTCCAGCGCCGCTCGCGCGCGAAGCGGCGCGCCGCCTCCAGGCGGTCCCACCAGAGGGCCTCATCGAGCAGGTGCCAATCGATAAGGTGGCGCAAGCTCTCAGGAGGCATAGGCTGGCTCCGTTCGGGCGATCCGGGCTAAGGCCCGCTCGAAAGCCTCCAGGAACAGCTCGATGTCCGCTTCCGAAAGCACAAGCGGGGGAAGCAGGCGGATGGTGTTGGGATGTTCCGAGCCGCCCACGAGCACCCCCTCCTGCCGCAGGGCAGCGATCACGGGCCCGGCGGGGCCCGGAAGCTCGACGCCGATCAAGCAGCCTCGGCCGCGCACGGCGCGCACGCGCCCAGCAAGCCCATCGCGGATGCGGGTGAAGATCTCGGGGGCGCGGGCCATCCAGTTGCCCTGTCGCAGCATCCGGAGCGTAGCCGCAACCGCGGCCATGGCGAGCATCCCGCCCCCGAAGGTCGTGCCCTGATCGCCAGGTCGCACGGTCTCGGCTATGCGCTCGGAGACGAGCACGGCTCCCACGGGCACGCCCGAGCCCAGGCTTTTGGCGAGCGCGATCAGATCGGGCCGCATGCCGTAGGCCTCCGAGACGGAGAACGTGCCGGTTCGGCCCACGCCGGTCTGCACTTCATCGAAGATGAGCAGCACTTCGTGCGCATCGCATAGCCTGCGCAGCTCCCGATAGTACCCCGAGGGGGCCTCGTAGACCCCCGCCATGCTTTGGATGGGCTCCAGGATAACGGCCGCTATGTCGCGGCGCCGCCGCAGAAGTTCTTTAAGAGGGACCAGTTCGCCGAAGGGCACAAAGTACGTCTCGGGCAACACGGCCCTGTAGGGCCTTCGATAGGCCTGCCCCCAGGTCACGGCCAGGCTGCCCAGCGTGCGGCCGTGAAAATCCCCTCGCATGGCCACCACGCCGCTGCGGCCCGTGTAGGCCCGCGCCAGCTTAAGGGCCGTCTCCACGGCCTCTGTGCCGGAGTTGCAGAAGAAAACTTTCTTGAGCCCCTCCGGAGCCAGTTCGGCCAGTTCGCGGGCGGCCTCGGCGCGCACAGGGCTGTAGACCACGTTGGAGTAAAACACAAGATGCTGCGTCTGTCGGCAGATAGCCTCCACCACGGGCGGCGGATTATGCCCCAGCAAGGTGACGCAGTGGCCTCCGTAAAGATCCAGATAACGCCGGCCCTCCACGTCCCACACGTAGGCGCCTTCGCCCCGCACCAGCGCCAAGGGCCATTTCTGGTAGGTGGGCAGTTCGTAGGTCTCCTCCAGAAGGCGAGTGTGCTCAAAGCTCATGGGTTACGTCCTCCGCAACGGAACCGGGAATCAGGCCCAGGGTCTCGGGCCAAGTGAAGAGCCGGTTGAGGTTCTGCACCGCCTGGCTGGCCGCGCCTTTGAGCAGGTTATCCAGGGCAAAGCCGATGACGAGCCGCCCATCGCGCAGAACCCAACCGATGTCGGCATAAGGCGTGCCCACGCTCCAGCGCAGCTCAGGAAGCAAGCCGGGCCAGAGCCGCACGCAGCCGCCCTCGAGGTAGGCCTCCTGAAAACAGGCCTCCACGAAAGAGGCTGAAAGAGGCCTTTGCGGCAGTAGGTGGATCACCCCCCAGATGCCGCGCGTCCACGGCCCGGAGGCGGGCACGAAGGCCAGCTGCCAGTCGCCTTGCAGCCGGGCCTCGATTTCCGGCAGGTGCTGATGAGCCAAGACCTTGTAGGCCCGCACGTTGCCCTGGCGCGTGGGGAAGTGCGTCGTCTCCGAGGGTCGCACACCGGATCCGGAGGCTCCCGTGAGCGCCGTTACGTGGGCATGTCCCCGAACTCCGGCT
This genomic window contains:
- a CDS encoding N-acetylornithine carbamoyltransferase → MPPESLRHLIDWHLLDEALWWDRLEAARRFARERRWTDRARGRAIALLFFNPSLRTRTSMELAAAQLGAHVSVLVPGQGTWGFEWRDGVVMEGPEAEHIQEAIGVLSRYYDAIGVRAFASLRDYEQDRSEAFLRRIVRAASVPIINLESAFWHPCQALGDAATLMDLFRERLAGRSFLLTWAYHPKALPMAVPNSALLMATRLSMRVTIARPAGYELDPEVMALARQYAAQHGLEVRETDALDEAFEGAEVVYAKAWGGRLAYTDPEAESQLRLSLRDWRVTEARMRRTREAVFMHCLPVRRNVVVDDAVLDGPWARHLVQAEYRLHAQKAILEWVWNLS
- a CDS encoding aspartate aminotransferase family protein, translated to MSFEHTRLLEETYELPTYQKWPLALVRGEGAYVWDVEGRRYLDLYGGHCVTLLGHNPPPVVEAICRQTQHLVFYSNVVYSPVRAEAARELAELAPEGLKKVFFCNSGTEAVETALKLARAYTGRSGVVAMRGDFHGRTLGSLAVTWGQAYRRPYRAVLPETYFVPFGELVPLKELLRRRRDIAAVILEPIQSMAGVYEAPSGYYRELRRLCDAHEVLLIFDEVQTGVGRTGTFSVSEAYGMRPDLIALAKSLGSGVPVGAVLVSERIAETVRPGDQGTTFGGGMLAMAAVAATLRMLRQGNWMARAPEIFTRIRDGLAGRVRAVRGRGCLIGVELPGPAGPVIAALRQEGVLVGGSEHPNTIRLLPPLVLSEADIELFLEAFERALARIARTEPAYAS
- the argC gene encoding N-acetyl-gamma-glutamyl-phosphate reductase, coding for MKRVALLHGSGYAGRELIRLLLGHPRVQLVAVTSRHHAGSPLWAAHPELRGLSELRFVERLDLNGSPDAVFVAAEHGKGAETVRELLQRGYGGAIIDLSADFRLPRAELYPHWFGFTHPAPELVGRFQYGLPELGPYPEDVRWIANPGCFATGILLALWPLDRAGVRGHAHVTALTGASGSGVRPSETTHFPTRQGNVRAYKVLAHQHLPEIEARLQGDWQLAFVPASGPWTRGIWGVIHLLPQRPLSASFVEACFQEAYLEGGCVRLWPGLLPELRWSVGTPYADIGWVLRDGRLVIGFALDNLLKGAASQAVQNLNRLFTWPETLGLIPGSVAEDVTHEL